The sequence below is a genomic window from Candidatus Thermoplasmatota archaeon.
CGCGGTTGCTCGACCACGATGCGCGCGGCTTCCGTCGGCGCCTCGGGCAGGAGCGGATGGAACAGGACGGAAACGCCGCCCAGCCCCGCGAGCGCGACGAAGGCCAGCCCCGTGGCCGGGCGGACGGGCAGGCGGAGGGACGGCTCCATGCGTGCGCATTCGTTGCGATCGACGGATCAACTTCCTGGGGCGAACCTCGCCGGCGAGCGCGGCGGCCGGGCGCCGGGCGTCAGCGCTTCCACGCGCGGACGATCTCGAAGAACCGGTGCACGTTGGGCGGCGCCTCGGGCGGAGGCGTGGAATACCAACCGTGGCGTGCGAACGACCCGTCGCCCTCGATCTCGCGCGAATCCACGTCGACGAGGAAGTCGAAGTTCATGTGCAAGCCCTTGGGACCCGCGTCGTGCTCCTCGTAGCCGAGAAGGCCCGGGGGCGAACCGGGTATGGAAAGTGGATTTCCTTCCACCGGGCGCCCGACGAGGCCCGTCTCCTCCTTGAGCTCGCGGAGCGCAGCTTCAAGCGGCGTCTCGTTGGCCTCGATCTCGCCGCCCACCGGCAGCCACAGGCGAAGACGGTTGTGGAAGATGAGCAGGATGTCGCTCCCCTGGCGGGCAAAGACGCCCACGGAGAAGGCGCGGCGCGGGGTCATCCGGCCGCCACAGGAGCGCGTCTGCTTAAAAAGGTCGGGTTCCGTCGACTTCATGTACCCGCGCGTCGTGGGGCTCTTGCGCGCTGCGGTCGGCAAGGACGTTCCTTCCTTCCCAAGCGTGAGAAGGAAACCCCATGGGATACGGAGACAGACGGGGCGGCGGCGGCGGCGGAGGATTCCGCTCGTCGGGCCCCCGCGAGATGCATCCGGCCAAGTGCGCGGATTGCGGGAAAGACACGCAGGTGCCGTTCCGGCCCACCGAGGGCCGGCCGGTGTACTGCCAGGATTGCTACGCCAAGCACCGCCCGCCCCGCTTCTAGCGGGTCCGCGGTCTAGGCCCGGGGACGGCGCGTCCGCCCCCGGAGAACTTTTTCTTTTTTCTCGGCGTCCGAGCGACCGCGCCGCTACGCCTGCTCCGCGAACTCCTTCATCATCTTCTTCATCTGCGCCGGCGTGACCTTCTTCACCGTCTGCGCGAAGCCGACCACGATGCCGTTGTTGTCCTGCGCGATGAAGGTGCGGTCGCCCCAGAACTCGTCGCGGAGCTCCTGCTCGATCTCCG
It includes:
- a CDS encoding NUDIX domain-containing protein, whose amino-acid sequence is MTPRRAFSVGVFARQGSDILLIFHNRLRLWLPVGGEIEANETPLEAALRELKEETGLVGRPVEGNPLSIPGSPPGLLGYEEHDAGPKGLHMNFDFLVDVDSREIEGDGSFARHGWYSTPPPEAPPNVHRFFEIVRAWKR
- a CDS encoding CxxC-x17-CxxC domain-containing protein, which produces MGYGDRRGGGGGGGFRSSGPREMHPAKCADCGKDTQVPFRPTEGRPVYCQDCYAKHRPPRF